The Solidesulfovibrio sp. sequence CTGGCCAGACGCGTGATGGCCGCGGTCAGCGTGGTCTTGCCGTGGTCGATGTGGCCGATGGTGCCGATGTTGACGTGCGGCTTTTTCCGCTCGAATTTCGCCTTGCCCATGTCGTCCCCCTAAGCGCTGCCTGCGCGGGTCGTTTTGGTTTAACCTCGCCCGGTTTCGCCGCGGGCGTTATTTCTTCTTCATGATCTCGTCGGCCAGGGCCGCCGGGACCTTCTCGTAATGGTCGAACTGCATGCTGAAGGTGGCCCGGCCCTGCGACTTGGAGCGCAGGTCCGTGGCGTACCCGAACATGGAGGAAAGGGGCACGTGGGCGGTGATGATCTGGGCGCTGCCCCGGGAGTCCATCTTGGCGATGCGGCCGCGACGGCCGTTGAGGTCACCCATGACGTCGCCCATGTACTCGTCGGGCGTGACCACTTCCACGGCCATGATGGGCTCGAGCAGCACCGGGCCGGCCTTGTGCACGGCCTCCTTGAAGCACTGGGAGGCGCAGATGAAAAACGCCTGCTCCGAGGAGTCGACTTCGTGGTAGGAGCCGAAGACCAGCTTGGCCCGGATGTCCACCAGGGGAAAGCCGGCGATGACGCCGCCCTTCATGGCGTTCTGGATGCCTTTGTCCACGGCCGGGATGTATTCCTTGGGGATGACGCCGCCCACGATGTCGTTGACGAATTCGTAGCCGCCGTCTTCCTTGGGCTCGATCTCCAGCACCACGTGGCCGTACTGGCCGCGGCCGCCGGTCTGCTTGACGTAGCGCAGATCGTTCTTCACGGCCTTGGTGATGGTCTCGCGGTAGGCGACCTGCGGCGCGCCCACGTTGGCGTTGACGCCGAACTCGCGCATGAGCCGGTCGACGATGATCTCCAGGTGCAGCTCGCCCATGCCGGCGATCAGCGTCTGGCCGGATTCCTCGTCGGACTTGACGCGGAACGACGGGTCTTCCTTGGCCAGCTTGCCCAGGGCCTGGGACAGCTGGTCGCGGTCGGCCTTGGTCTTGGGCTCGATGGCCACCTCGATGACGGGCTCGGGGATGGTCAGCGATTCCAGGGCCACGGGCCGGCTTTCCGCGCACAGCGTGTCGCCGGTGGAGGTGATCTTCATGCCCACGGCGGCCACGATGTCGCCGGCGTCGGCTTCCTTTATCTCTTCACGCTTGTTGGCGTGCATCTTGAGCAGGCGGCCGATGCGTTCCTTCTTGCCGGTGTTGGCGTTGAGCACGGTCATGCCGGACTCGATGCGGCCGGAATAGATGCGCAGGAAGGTCAGGTGGCCGATGAACGGGTCGCTCATGAGCTTGAACGCCAGCGCGGCCAGGGGCTGCTTGGGGTCGCACGGGCACTCGATGAGCTTGTCCTCGTGGTCGGGATCGCGGCCGACCATGGCCGGGATGTCCACGGGCGAGGGCAGGAAATCGACCACGGCGTCGAGCAGGGGCTGCACGCCTTTGTTCTTGAAGGCCGAGCCGCACAGCACCGGGCAGATGGCCAGCCCGATGGTGGCCTTGCGGATGCCGGCGATGAGTTCCTCGGGCGTGAGCTCCTCGCCGCCGAGGTACTTCTCCATGAGGCTCTCGTCTTCCTCGGCGATGGCCTCGAGCATCTGCAGGCGCAGTTCCTCGTACAGGTCGGTCAGGTCCGCGGGGATGTCCTTGTAGACGTAATCCCGGCCCTGGCTGTCCGTGTCGAAGTAGATGGCCTTGCCCTGGATCATGTCCACCACGCCCTGGAAATTCTCCTCGGCGCCGATGGGGATCTGCAGCGGCACGGGCTTGGCGCCCAGGCGGTCGCGGATCATCTCCACGCAACGGAAGAAGTCCGCGCCGGTGCGGTCCATCTTGTTGACGAAGCTCATGCGGGGGACGCGGTAGCGCTCGGCCTGGCGCCAGACCGTTTCGGACTGGGGCTCGACGCCGGAGACGGCGTCGAACACGGCGACCGCCCCGTCAAGGACACGCAGGGAACGTTCCACCTCGATGGTAAAATCCACGTGGCCGGGCGTATCGATGATGTTGATGCGATGGTCACGCCAAAAGCAGGTCGTGGCGGCGGAGGTGATGGTGATGCCGCGCTCCTGTTCCTGGACCATCCAGTCCATGGTGGCCTGGCCGTCATGGACTTCGCCTATCTTGTGCGACACCCCGGTGTAAAAAAGAATACGTTCGGTGGTGGTCGTCTTCCCGGCATCGATGTGGGCCATGATGCCGATGTTGCGTTGCCGCTCAATGGGTACAGTCTTAGACACGACGCGATCCTTGTGCGACTACCACCGGTAATGGGCAAACGCCTTGTTGGCGTCGGCCATGCGGTGCGTATCCTCTTTCTTTTTCACGGCGCCGCCGCGATTGTGATAGGCATCCAGCAGTTCGCCGGACAGTTTCTCCGCCATGCCCTTCTCGCCGCGGTTGCGGGCGTTGCCCACCAGCCAGCGCAGGGCCAGGGTGAGCTGGCGCTCGGGCCGCACTTCCATGGGCACCTGGTAGGTGGCGCCGCCCACGCGGCGGGGCTTGACTTCCATGTGCGGCTTGACGTTGGCCACGGCCTTCTCGAAGGCCTTGAGGGGATCCTCGCCGGACTTCTCGGCCAGCACGTCCACGGCCTTGTAGAAAATGCCCTCGGCCACGCCCTTGTTGCCGTCGTACATGAGACGGTTGATGAACTTGGTCACCAGATGGCTGCCATACCGGGGATCGGGCAGCACCGAGCGCTTGGAAACCGGACCTTTGCGCGGCATACGCGTCTTCTCCTTTGACCGAAATTACTTGGGCCGCTTGGCGCCGTACTTGGAACGGCCCTGGCGGCGATCGGACACGCCGGCGGTATCGAGCGTGCCGCGGATGATGTGGTAGCGCACACCGGGAAGGTCCTTGACGCGGCCGCCCCGGATCATCACCACCGAGTGCTCCTGCAGGTTGTGGCCCTCACCCGGGATGTACGAGGTCACCTCGATGCCGTTGGTCAGGCGCACGCGGGCGACCTTGCGCAAGGCCGAGTTCGGCTTTTTGGGCGTCGTGGTGTACACGCGGGTGCACACGCCCCGGCGCTGCGGGCAGGCTTGCAGGGCGGGCGTCTTGCGGCGCTTGGCCACCTTGGCCCGCTCCTTGCGGATAAGTTGATTGATCGTGGGCATGGCCGTCTCCGTTCAATAAAAATCGTATTGTATGGCAAAGACAGAGGCATATAGACCCATCACCACCCCCTGTCAAGCGGCAATGGGACTGCCAGCGAAAAAAACAGGCCCCCCCACCCCTGCGGGCGGGAGGGCCTGACTTGTTACCCTACTTGTTCGGGTTTGTCAGCCTAGAAAGTGATGCGAAGGCCGGCATGACCACCCCAGCCGTCGAGGCCGGCGCTGTCGAAGCCGATGCGCTGGTAACGGCCGGCCAGCTCGAAGGACACGCTCGGCGAGAAGGCCACGGTGAAGCCGACGTCCACGGGCACGGTCGGGTTGGAGGTGTTGCCGCGGTGCCCGTCGGAATAATACGGGACGCGGTCGCCGGAGAACAGGCCGCCGATGCCGGTGCCGATAAAAAACGCGGCCTTGTCCGTGCGCACCGGGTAGTACCGGATCAGGGCGTTGGCGCCGAAGGCCCAGGGATTCTGGGAATAGCCGTCATGGCTGACGGCCGTGTACAGGAAGTTCCCGGCCGCCGTGTTGCGGTCGATCTTCTTCTGGTTGAACGAATAGGCCAGGGCCTCCAGGCCCAGGGACAGGCCGTCCATGACGAAATAGCCGCCGCTGGCGCCAAAAGTGAAATACGACTCCACTTCCTTCTGTCCGGTTCCGTAGAAACCGAATTCCGGCGTGACATAGGCGGTTCCCGCCTCGCCGATGGCGAACGACCGGGACGGTAACGCCGTAAAGCCGATCGCAACGGCTAACGCCAGCACCAAAATCTTTTGCAAACGCGCATTCATGGCCTTCCTCCTTGACTCCGTACACGTTAAGCGTTGCTTTCCGTCGGCGAGGCGTCCCTGTCCGTTCCGACCTTGAAACGAGCGCCGGACCAGCCCGCCTGGAGTAAGACATAAGTCGCCTTCGGGCTTTGACCAGGGGCCGGGGGCCTTTTCCTCCCCAGGTAAGACACCCGGCCAGACTCTTGCCTTCTTGCCGTCTATCAAACTGCTCAAGGCCGCGCAAGAGGCGTTTTCAGGGAGTGCCCGCGCCGCGCCCGGCTTGCCCTCTTGGCGCCATTCCGTTATCTTCCGGGATATTGCCGGCGAACCGGAGGGGGCATGGACGAAAAGAAGCCTTTCGGCGTGGACATGGAAGAACAGCTGGCCAAATACAAGGCCAAAATCGATTCCGCCCGCGAAGCGGCCAGGGAAAAGGGGCCGGACTTTTTCGACCGCTGGGCCGGCGAACTCGAGCACCTGCTCGAAAAATACGACAAGGCCCGCTACAGGCTCACCCTGCTGCGCAAGGGCGGCGGCGACGCCCTGTCCGAACTGCGCGAAGGCGTGGAGGCCGCCCTGGCCGACCTCAAGGCCGCCCTGGCCCGGGCCAAGGACAAGTTCTAGCCCGCCCGCCGCGTCCCCGGCCGCTGCGCGCGGGCGTTGGCTCCGGGTATCGGGCCGGGGCCTCCAGATGCCCCGTTTCCGACCGGCCGCGTCCGGGTTTCAGGGGCCGGGCCAGGCGTCCACCAGGTAGCCCGCCTCCCAGACGATCACCAGCAGCCAGAAAGCGATGCCGATACCCGCCCCGGCGGCGGCCATGTCCTTGATGGCCTTGATGCGCTTGTCCTCGTGGGCGACCAGGAAGTCGCACACGCCCTCGATGGCCGAATTGACGAGCTCCACGGCCAGCATCTGGCCCGTGGCCACCAGCACGATGCAAAAGTCCCGCCAATGGCCGGCCCAGGCGAAAATGGCCAGCACCGCCACCGAGACCACCACCTTCCAGGCCACGCTCGCGTCGTAGAGCACGGCGAAACGCAGACCGGACAGGACCACCAGCACCTTGCGCACCGGGTGCCAGCCCGGCTCGCCGGTTCCGAGGAACTTGTTGCGCACCGTCGCCCTCCCCGCCCGAACAACCTCCTTCCCCTGTACGGCAGCCCTGCCCCGGCGGCAACCGGCCGGCAAAACTTTCCGGCCCCCGAAAACACAAAAGGCGGCCCAATGGGAACCGCCCTTCGTGTCGCGGCCGTCGCCGGCCGAAAACGCCTCCGTTTACGCGTCCACGGACAAGCCGCCTTGCTGCGCGCCCAGGTCGAAAAGCCCCTGCTGCTCGGCGTAGCGGCCCGCCCCGTAACGGTTGGCGGCGTACTGGCCGATCAGCTCGGACAGGCCCTGGCCCTCGGTCAGGGAGGAACCGAAGGTGTTCCCCTGCGCCGTGGAGGAGAAGGGAATCTCCTTGGTGGACTGGCTGACGAGGTTGCCGTCGGCGTCGGTCACGGTGGTGGTTTCCTCGATGCCCTCGGAAGTGAAGGCCATGGTCACGGTGGTGGTGTTGCCGCTGCTGTCGGAGGACGAGGAACCGGAGGAGGCGCCGGACGAAGACGAGGAGCTGCTCGACGTGCCCGAAGCCGTCGATGTGCTGGTCGAATCGGAACTTGTGCTGGTGCTCGAGGAATCGGCGGAGGCCGTGATCGTCGGCGCGGTCGAGGACGACGTGGACGACACGAGGTTGCCGTCGGCGTCGTAGCTGGCGCTTTGCGTCATCGAGCCGCCGTCGGGGCCGTTTCGGGTCATGGAGGTGGTGACGCTGCCGTCGGCGGCGGTCAGGATGGTGCCGGTCTCCAGGACGGTGCCGTCGGCGGCGGTGAGGGTTTGGGTTTCCTTGAACCCGTCGGTGGTATTTTCCCCGGTGATGGTCCGGGTGGAGGTCTTGCCCGACGGATCGGTCATGGTGATGGTGGTGCTGTAGGAGCCGTCGGCGTTTTCGACGGTTTTTTCCGTGCCCACCTGGTTGCCGGAGGCATCGGTCAGGCTGGCGGAGGTGGTGGTCGAGCCGTCGTCGTTTTTGGTCACGGTCTCGGAGCGGGAGAGCCCGCCGCCCTCCCCGCCTTGCCCGCCCGCTCCGCCCTGGGCGCCGTCCATGGGTGGCGGCATTTCCCCTTCCTCGCCCTGGCCGGCGGTGGTCAGGCTGCCGGTTTCCATGTCGTAGGACAGCGAACCGTTGCTGGAAAGCAGTGCCGCGAGGATGTCGTTGAAGCTTCCGACGGAACTCGAGGTCGAGGACCCGGAAGAAGTTGCCGACGTGGCGTCGGTGGCGTCGCTTCCCTGCGACAGGAGACTCAGAATGGACGACTGGCTGTCGGTCGAGGAGGACTGCCCGTAGCTGGCGAGCAGTTGCTGCAACCAATAGTCGCTGCCGGATTGCCCTATGGACGATACGCTCATGTCCATCTCTCCTTTGGGCGGGAATTTTTTGCCGGATGTGGCCTGTCCCGTCTGGAGAGTGGCAAAAGACGTGCCGCAGCATGGCAAAAACTGCCGACGCGGCGGCCGGCGACAGGTTACAAGCAAGGCATGGGCCAACAAAAAAAGCCCGGCCGGGCGATGCCTGACCGGGCCATGCGTCGGGAGGCGCTAGCCGCCGAGATAGGCCTTTTTGACCTCGGGGTCGCGCCCGAGCTCCTCGGCCGTGCCCGAGGTCTTGATCTCGCCGGTGTCGAGCACGTAGCCGCGGTGGGCGAACGACAGGGCCACCTTGGCGTTCTGCTCGATAAGCAAAATGGTCAGCCCCAGCTCGTTGAGCTTTTTGAGCGTGCGAAACATCTCGTACATCAGAAGCGGCGCCAGGCCCATGCTCGGCTCGTCGAGCAGGATGAAGTCGCAGCCGGTCATGATGGCCCGGCCCACGGCCAGCATCTGCTGCTCGCCGCCGGAAAGCGATTCGCTGCGCTGCTTGCGCCGCTCGGACAGGCGCGGGAAAAGCGACAGCACCTTGTCCAGGTCGCGGGCCACGGCGTGCTCGCCGTCGGTGCGGGCGTAGGTGGCCAGCACCAGGTTCTCCATGACCGTGAGGTTGCCGAAGATGCGCCGGCCCTCGGGCGAGAGGTCCATGTGGAGCTTGCGCACCACGTCGTGGGGCTCCATGCCCAGGATGGAGGCCCCATCGTACTTGATGTCGCCCTCCACCACCTTGGGCGCTTCGGGGGGCGGCAGGCGCATGATGGACAGCAGCGTGGTGGTTTTGCCCGCGCCGTTGGCCCCAATCAGCGTGACGATCTCCCCCTTGTTGACGTGGAAGGAAATGCCGTGCAGGGCCTCGATGTTGCCGTACTTGACCCGGAGGTTTTCAACGGAGAGCAGCATCAGATTGTCTCGTCTCCCAGGTAGGCTTTGATGACCTCGGGGTTGTTCTGGATGGCCTCGGGCGTGCCCTCGGCGATGGTGGCCCCGAAATCGATGACCTTGATCCACTCGCAAAGGCTCATGACCACGTCCATCTGGTGCTCGATCATCCAGATGGCCAGGCCGAAATCCTTGTGGATGTCGGCGATGAGCTTGATGAGCCCGTCCACGTCGGCGGAGTTGAGCCCGGCGGCGGGCTCGTCGAGCATGAGCAGGGCGGGTTTGATGGACAGCGCCCGGGCGATCTCCACCAGCCGCTGCACGCCGTAGGGCAGGTTTTTCGGAAACTCGTGGGCGACCTCGCGCAGCCCCAGGCGGGCGAGGACCTCCATGGCGTGGTCCTCGATCTCGCGCTCGCGCTTCATGTAGCGCGGCGTGCGCAGGAAACAGTCGAGCAGGCCGTAGCCCAGGGCGTGGTACTGGGCGATGCGGATGTTGTCCAGCACCGTCATGTCGAACCACAGCCGGATGTTCTGGAAGGTGCGGGCGATGCCCCGGGCCGTGACGTCATGGGGCTTGAGGCCCTTGATCGACCGGCCCTTGAACAGGATATCGCCTCGCGTGGGCTTGTAAAAGCCGCTGACGAGGTTGAAGACCGTGGTCTTGCCCGCGCCGTTGGGGCCGATGAGCGCCACCAACTGCCCGGCCTCCAGGGCGACGGAAAACTCCGACACGGCGCACAGCCCGCCGAAGTACTGCGTCATTTCGTTTACTTCCAAAAGCGCCACGGCCTACCCCTTGAACGTGTAGAATTTGCGCAGTCCCGGAAACACATCGGCCAGTTCCCGCCGGCCCATGATGCCCTCGGGCCGAAACTGCATGAGAAGGACGAGCAGCAGCGGGATGACCACCCACTTGATGATCTGCAGGGGCCGCAGCGCCTCCATGAGCAGCGTGATGAGGATGGCCGACAGCACCGAACCCGACAGCGAGCCCATGCCGCCCAGATAGACCATGACCATCACTTCCGTCGACTTGAGGATGGTAAACGACCCCGGGTTCACGTAGCCGAGGATGTGGGCGAAAAGCCCGCCGGCCAGCCCGGCCAGGCCGCAGGAGACCATGAAGGCCACCAGTTTCACCCGGTCGGTGTTGACGCTCATGATCTCGGCCGCGATCTCGTCCTGGCAGATGGCGTCCACGCCCTTGCCGAAGGTGGAATAGATGAAGCGGCGAATGAGCCACACGGAAAAGATGGTGCCGACGATGACCCAGATCATGATCCAGGGCAGGTTGGCCGTGTCGTTCATGGCGTTCATGACCGAGGTCATGCCCATAAATCCCCTGGCCCCGCCGATGACGCCGATGTTCTCGATGGTGGACTTGACGATGTAGGCGGCGGCGATGGTGATGATGGCCAGATAGTCGCCCCGGGTCTTGAACGACGGGATGGCCACGAGCAGCCCCACCAGGGAGGCGCCCAGGGCTCCGGCCAAAAGGACCAGCGGAAACAGCCACACGGCCATGTCCGGCGACAGCAGCGGGTCGCCGAAGGCGGCGGACTTGGCGAAAAGGGCCACGGACAGCACCGAGGAGACGTAGGCGCCCACGGCCATGAACCCGGCGTGGCCGCAGGAAAACTCGCCCATGTTGCCGTTGATGATGTTCAGGCTCGACGACAGGATGATGTTGACGCCCATGAACATGACCACCGACTGCCAGTAGATGTTCATGGTTCCGGATTTGGAGGCCCAGACCAGCACGGCGAAAACGACGGCCAGCAGGGCGGGGACGGTCAGGCGCTTCATGGCGGGTCTCCCTGGCTGGTCCTAGATTTTGGTCCGCCGGGCCACGCCGAAAAGGCCCGTTGGCCGGATGGACAGGATGAGCAGCAAAATCGAAAAGGCGATGAGGTCGCGGAAGGTGGACGGGAAAAAGGCCACCACCATGATCTCCACGAACCCGAGCAGAAACCCGCCGGCAAAGGCCCCGGCGATGGAGCCGATGCCGCCGACCACCGCGGCGATGAAGGCCTTCCAGCCGATCAGCGCCCCCATGTAGGGGTCGAGCACCGGATAGGTCATGGCGAAGAAAAGCCCGGCCAGCCCGGCGAAGCCCGAGCCCAGCACGAAGGTGAAGACGATGACCGTGTCGGCCGGAATGCCCATGAGCGGCACGGCGAAGCGGTCGTAGGAGATGGCCCGCATGGCCATGCCGATCTTGGTGCGGGTGACGATGAAGTGCAGGAGCAGAAAGGACAGGATGGCCACGCCGATGACCATCAGCTTGATGTTGGTCACGGTGACGCCGAAAAGATTGTAGACCTGGGTCGGGATGAGCGTGGGGAAGCTCTTGCGGCTGGCCCCGAGCAGGGCCAGGTTGCCGTTTTCCAGGATCAGCCCGCACATCAGCGCCGTGATGACGACGTAGAGGCGGTTGACGCCCTTGCGCCGCAGCGGCCGATAGGCCACGCGCTCCAGGGTCACGCCGACCACGGCGGTCAGCAGCATGGTCAGCGGCACGGCCAGGGAAAGGACCAGCCAGCCGGGCAGGCCGGGGATGGCCCCGTACTTGCCAAGCAGGAAGGTGCACACGAAAAAGGCGATATAGGCCCCGACCATGAAAATGTCGCCGTGGGCGAAGTTGATCAAAAGCAGCACGCCGTAGACCAGGCAGTAGCCAAGGGCGATCAGGGAATAGAAACTTCCCCACTGCAGGGCGTTCAGCAGGTTTTGCAAGAGGCTTTGCAGCAACGGAGACCCCCTTGGCGCATGTTGTGGCCTGTCCGGCGGGCGTGGCCGCCATCCAGGCGAAATGTTGCGGCATGGCGTCCGGGACGCGCGCCAAGGCGGCGTCCCGGACGCGCCGGAGGCCGGCCGACGGCCGGTCCGGGGCTACGGGCAAACGGACTTGTAGAAGGCGAACTTGCCGGCGTCGTCGATTTTCACCACCACGGCGCACTTGATCGGGTCGTGGTCGCCCGTGGCCGGGTAGGACATGTCGCCGGTGATGCCCTCGAACTTCTTGATGCCGGCCATGGCCTTCATGAGGGCCTCGCGGTCCTTGGCCATGTCGCCGGTGATGGCGGGCAGGGTCTGGACGGCGGCGAGCATCAGGTTGGCGCCGTCCCAGGTGAGGGCGGCGACGTCATCGGGGGTCTTCTTGTAGAGCTTGGTGTACTCGTCGATGAATTCCTTGGTCTTGCCCTTGGCGCCGGCGGCGGCGTAGTGGGTGACGAAGAAATAGCCCTTGCAGTCGTCGCCGCAAAGCCCCATCAGGTCGCCGGAACCCCAGGAGTCGCTCCCGAGTACGGGCTTGTTGAAGCCCAGGGACTTGGCCTGCTTCACGACCAGCGGCACCTCGTTGTAGTACTGGGGCACGAACAGCACGTCGGCGCCGGACTTGGCGATGTTGGTCAGCTGGGCCGAGAAGTCCACGTCTTTGGTGGTGAAGGTCTCGAAGGCGACCACCGAGCCGGGGCCGTTGATCTTCTCGAAGGCGGCCTTGAAGTCCTCGGCCAGGCCCTTGGGGTAGTCGGAAGCGATATCGTAGAGGACGGCGGCCTTTTTGGCCTTGAATTCCTCGGAGGCGAACTTGGCGGCCGTGGGGCCCTGGAAGGTGTCCAGGAAGCAGCCGCGGAAGACGTAGGGGCGGTTTTTCGTGGTGTTGGGGTTGGTGGACCAGGGGGCCATCATCGGGGTCTTGAGGTCATTGGCGGCCTCGCCGGCGGGCACGGCCTGCTTGCTCGACTGGGGACCGACCATGCCCAGGACGCCATCCTGGGTGATGAGCTTGCGGGCGGTGGACAGGGCGGATTCGGCCTTGGACTCGTTGTCCTCGTAGATGAACTCCACCAGGTACTTCTTGCCGCCCACTTCGATCCCACCGGCGTCATTGATCTTTTTTTTGAGCATTTCGGCGGCGTTTTTCGAGGATTCGCCAACGTCCGGAATGTCGCCGGTCATGGGGATGTTAAACCCCAGTTTGATGGTGTCCGCGGCGCGGGCCGGGGCGGCCATCCCGAGGACGAGAAAAAGGGCAATGAGCCAGGACCTTTTCATGAGCGCCTCCTGTTTACAGTCGATTTCAAGGACTTACGACCATCGATAAGTTCTTGAGGCAATACATGATCTCGACCGGGATGGGAATCCCCCGCAGCCCCTCTGACACATATTTGTGAAACATCGCCGGGGGAAGGCTATTTTTTCCTCCCCCGGCGAGAGGTCTGACGTTTTAGGCCAGGGCGGCTTCCACCGGTGTCAGCGGCAGGTCGAAGGCCTCGGCCACGCCGGCGAAGGTCAGCATGCCGGCATGGGTGTTGAGCCCCAGCGCCAGGGCGCTGTCCTCGCGCAGGGCGTCGATGCCCTTGGCCGCGAGCTTCAGGGCATAGGGCAGGGTCTGGTTGCACAGGGCGTAGGTCGAGGTGCGGGGCACGGCGCCGGGCATGTTGGCCACGCCGTAATGGACCACGCCGTCGATGACGTAGGTGGGGTCGGCGTGGGTGGTGGCCTTGATCGTCTCCACGCAGCCGCCCTGGTCCACGGCCACGTCCACGATGACCGAGCCTTCCTTCATGGTGGGCAGCATGTCGCGGGTGACCAGGTGCGGGGCCTTGGCGCCGGGGATGAGCACCGCGCCGATGAGCAGGTCGGCGTAGGTCACGGCCTTGCGGATGTTGGCCTCGTTGCTGGCCATGGTGACCACGCGGCCCTGGTAGATGTCGTCGAGGTACTGGAGCCTGGCGTGGTTGATGTCGAGCACGGTCACTTGGGCGCCCATGCCCACGGCCAGCTTGCAGGCGTTGGAACCCACCACGCCCGCGCCGACCACCACCACCGAGGCTTGGGGCACGCCGGGCACGCCGCCAAGGAGAATGCCCCGCCCGCCCTGGGATTTTTCCAGGGCGTGGGCGCCGACCTGCGGCGCCATGCGGCCGGCCACCTCGCTCATGGGAACGAGCAGCGGCAGGGCGCCCTCGGGCAGCTGCACGGTCTCGTAGGCCACGCCCGAGGTGCCGCAGGCGAGCAGCGCATCGGTCAGGGCCCGGTCGGCGGCCAGGTGCAGGTAGGTGAAAAGCAGCAGGTCCTTGCGCAGGTATTTGTACTCGCAGGCGATGGGCTCCTTGACCTTGATGACCATCTGGGCGCCCCAGGCCGTGGCGGCATCGACAAGT is a genomic window containing:
- the ald gene encoding alanine dehydrogenase; translation: MIIGIPKEIKTLENRVAMTPGAVATLVRRGHEVLVEAGAGLGSGLSDEQYEKAGAKLVDAATAWGAQMVIKVKEPIACEYKYLRKDLLLFTYLHLAADRALTDALLACGTSGVAYETVQLPEGALPLLVPMSEVAGRMAPQVGAHALEKSQGGRGILLGGVPGVPQASVVVVGAGVVGSNACKLAVGMGAQVTVLDINHARLQYLDDIYQGRVVTMASNEANIRKAVTYADLLIGAVLIPGAKAPHLVTRDMLPTMKEGSVIVDVAVDQGGCVETIKATTHADPTYVIDGVVHYGVANMPGAVPRTSTYALCNQTLPYALKLAAKGIDALREDSALALGLNTHAGMLTFAGVAEAFDLPLTPVEAALA